The proteins below come from a single Cannabis sativa cultivar Pink pepper isolate KNU-18-1 chromosome 3, ASM2916894v1, whole genome shotgun sequence genomic window:
- the LOC115710818 gene encoding uncharacterized protein LOC115710818 gives MTEKLARYGYTNVKCIDSTGTTGGFCVGWKAGLNIQVIEVFLSGFSLLVDDEPGLPPWMLFCIYGTPYHRHKRSFWRWLTSVVQNCKMPWALIGDLNVILEADEKLGGNHFGNREGEILQNFLMDCDGIDLGFIGQTFTWNNARDASNRVRKRLDRVVANSDWCVRFAHAGVVHFPILHSDHAPLILDSRRNEQKRRYPFRFLEVWTSDESCGNTIRKAWDNPCEGHHSFRVMRKLNWAKTALKKWN, from the coding sequence ATGACGGAGAAGTTAGCTAGATATGGCTATACAAATGTAAAGTGTATCGATTCAACTGGAACGACAGGAGGCTTTTGCGTAGGATGGAAAGCGGGGCTTAATATCCAAGTGATCGAAGTGTTTCTGTCTGGTTTTAGTCTTCTTGTCGATGATGAACCAGGATTGCCCCCGTGGATGTTGTTCTGTATCTATGGCACCCCGTATCATCGACACAAAAGATCTTTCTGGAGATGGCTTACAAGTGTTGTTCAAAACTGTAAAATGCCGTGGGCTCTCATTGGTGACCTGAATGTAATCTTGGAGGCTGACGAGAAACTAGGAGGCAATCATTTTGGAAATCGGGAAGGGGAAATCCTTCAGAACTTCCTTATGGATTGTGATGGCATTGATCTCGGGTTCATTGGTCAGACTTTTACTTGGAATAACGCCAGGGATGCATCGAACAGGGTTCGAAAACGTTTAGATAGAGTTGTGGCAAACTCGGATTGGTGTGTTCGTTTTGCTCATGCTGGGGTAGTTCATTTCCCGATTCTTCATTCCGATCATGCTCCTCTAATTCTTGATTCTCGAAGGAATGAACAAAAACGAAGGTACCCTTTCAGATTTCTGGAGGTTTGGACGTCTGATGAGTCCTGTGGGAATACGATTAGAAAAGCCTGGGATAATCCTTGTGAAGGGCATCATAGTTTTCGGGTTATGAGGAAGCTTAATTGGGCTAAGACGGCTTTGAAGAAATGGAACTGA
- the LOC133036050 gene encoding uncharacterized protein LOC133036050, with protein MRCVTSVKFSVLLNGAPLKAFCPGRGLRQGDPLSPYLFILCSEVLSKLVCRAETKGEITGIKIGKNSMPLSHTFYADDALFFCKATHAESQNLLRCLETYEHWSGQKISKAKSSVFFSPKVGQEARQELKDCLGISTLMHKEKYLGNPLLVSIKKREDFSFLKAKVLNRLEGWKAKCLSHAGRLTLAQSVLRSIPCYAMSTFRIPRSICKDLDSIMARFWWKGNHGDSSNNHYLALKSWSAICQPKRNGGLGLRRFRDMNLALLAKLAWSLLCNINRPWVKILLAKYCGSCSFWEVEKQGSDSFLWKGIIETRRICVEGAGIIIGNGKTELWTKPWIPGFTPEEIRQSFSFVPNHKFTIVADLFLPGTRLWNADLIQACFQPAIPDAILRIKPLPLEEDVVFWKASNKGVFSVKSAYWLSQQHRFHHEKECWKKLWKLKTHPRHALLMWKTMSGCLPLKANLGFLQAHDRMCALCNTTLESEVHLFWECSFARALWFQSPWSFHTAALQFDNFEQLFTWFGSFDDHNLLFHSACVMEEIWLSRNDMTFHNSSPDLNASHHRIMRRFSEFYHVKECESISDTQFSEECLSNFDAIFMTDASVVDQWAGLAFVQIGNAAESFHGQDYCQVISVLHAELEAILLALKAASVKKFSKIQILSDNATAIQALKVRELPFAWGSFPVFRQCVEMFKFFSCISFKSVSRADNSVADRLAYLARVNNVRSLLFVREAVPLVTAS; from the coding sequence ATGAGATGTGTTACATCTGTGAAGTTTTCTGTTCTGCTCAATGGAGCCCCTCTCAAAGCTTTTTGCCCTGGCCGTGGGCTTAGACAGGGCGACCCTCTATCCCCATATCTGTTCATCCTGTGTAGTGAAGTTCTCTCGAAGTTGGTTTGCCGTGCGGAGACTAAGGGCGAGATTACGGGAATCAAGATAGGTAAAAACTCCAtgcccctttcacatactttcTATGCTGATGATGCTCTGTTTTTCTGCAAAGCTACTCATGCAGAATCACAGAATCTGCTTCGTTGCTTGGAGACGTATGAACACTGGTCTGGTCAGAAAATTAGTAAGGCCAAGAGCAGCGTTTTCTTCTCCCCTAAAGTTGGCCAGGAAGCAAGACAAGAACTCAAGGATTGTTTGGGAATCTCAACTCTTATGCACAAGGAAAAGTACCTCGGCAACCCTCTCCTAGTTTCTATCAAGAAAAGGGAGGATTTCTCTTTTCTAAAGGCCAAGGTTCTCAATAGACTAGAAGGGTGGAAAGCTAAGTGTCTCTCTCATGCTGGTAGACTTACCTTAGCACAATCGGTTCTTCGGAGTATTCCTTGTTACGCTATGTCCACTTTCAGGATACCAAGATCTATTTGCAAAGACCTTGACAGCATCATGGCGCGATTCTGGTGGAAAGGGAATCATGGTGACTCCTCAAACAACCATTACCTTGCCCTGAAAAGTTGGTCCGCTATCTGTCAACCTAAAAGGAATGGGGGACTTGGTTTAAGAAGATTCAGAGATATGAATTTGGCCTTACTAGCCAAACTAGCGTGGAGTTTGTTATGCAACATCAACAGACCGTGGGTTAAAATCCTTTTGGCGAAGTACTGTGGCTCATGTAGTTTTTGGGAGGTGGAGAAGCAAGGAAGCGATTCTTTCTTGTGGAAGGGTATCATTGAAACCCGTCGAATTTGTGTTGAGGGCGCTGGGATCATCATAGGCAATGGAAAGACTGAATTGTGGACCAAACCTTGGATCCCTGGTTTCACTCCTGAGGAAATCAGACAATCTTTCTCTTTTGTGCCTAACCACAAATTCACTATCGTTGCTGATCTGTTTTTACCAGGTACTCGTTTGTGGAATGCGGATTTAATTCAAGCTTGCTTCCAACCTGCTATTCCGGATGCTATCCTCCGGATCAAACCTCTGCCTCTTGAGGAGGATGTTGTGTTCTGGAAGGCCAGCAACAAAGGGGTATTCTCAGTGAAGAGCGCATACTGGCTGTCTCAACAGCACCGGTTTCACCATGAAAAGGAGTGCTGGAAAAAACTCTGGAAGCTGAAAACTCACCCCCGACATGCCTTACTGATGTGGAAAACAATGAGCGGGTGTCTTCCCCTGAAGGCAAACCTTGGCTTTCTGCAGGCTCATGATAGGATGTGTGCTCTGTGCAACACAACTTTAGAATCGGAAGTTCACTTGTTTTGGGAGTGCAGTTTTGCCCGAGCCTTATGGTTTCAAAGTCCTTGGAGTTTTCACACTGCTGCACTTCAGTTCGACAATTTTGAACAGTTGTTTACTTGGTTTGGGAGCTTTGATGACCACAATCTGCTATTCCATTCAGCGTGTGTGATGGAAGAAATATGGTTAAGCCGAAATGACATGACTTTCCACAACTCTTCCCCTGATCTGAATGCTTCACATCACCGTATCATGAGGCGTTTCTCTGAATTCTATCATGTTAAGGAATGTGAAAGCATCAGTGATACTCAGTTTTCTGAGGAGTGTCTTTCGAATTTTGATGCCATTTTCATGACAGATGCTTCAGTTGTGGATCAATGGGCAGGGTTGGCTTTCGTTCAAATTGGGAATGCTGCTGAATCGTTCCATGGCCAAGACTATTGTCAGGTGATCAGCGTGCTACATGCAGAGTTGGAGGCCATTCTTTTGGCATTGAAAGCAGCTTCAGTTAAAAAGTTTTCCAAGATCCAAATTCTCTCTGACAATGCTACTGCTATACAAGCCTTGAAGGTTCGGGAACTGCCTTTTGCTTGGGGTTCCTTCCCAGTCTTTCGTCAGTGTGTGGAGATGTTTAAGTTCTTTTCTTGTATTTCTTTTAAGTCCGTGTCTAGGGCGGATAACTCTGTTGCTGATAGGCTTGCCTATTTGGCTAGAGTGAACAATGTGCGTTCTCTTTTGTTTGTTAGGGAGGCAGTACCCCTTGTGACTGCTAGTTAA
- the LOC115711352 gene encoding protein SRC2, which translates to MARESSSIELKLLYGEDIRAFNFFQKISIFVLGSIASDDSTKKVHNQQPQRTPTDREGDSNPEWNHEMNFLVDEEEASESNFDHLFIHLDLRHEGVLFGIGDRTIGEVRIPLKDLMDQTSCNGVVRFVRYQVKSSDGTPNGVLNLSFRFNSMTEKKSPSPGKIQYPTVEEIPNFDLQVPNLTFSRHSYFSERQRIECWSSPSSSPATVSYPHIHIPPEGIPGSGHHHHYHGGAMWPSGRNEMGNWNGY; encoded by the coding sequence ATGGCCAGAGAATCGAGCTCCATTGAGCTCAAGCTCCTGTACGGCGAGGATATCAGAGCCTTCAATTTCTTCCAGAAGATCTCCATCTTCGTCCTCGGTTCCATCGCTAGCGACGATTCGACCAAGAAAGTCCACAACCAACAGCCCCAGAGGACTCCCACCGACCGAGAAGGGGACTCCAATCCGGAATGGAATCACGAGATGAACTTTTTGGTCGATGAAGAAGAGGCCTCTGAGTCCAATTTCGACCATCTCTTTATTCACTTGGACCTGCGGCACGAGGGGGTTTTGTTTGGGATCGGGGATAGGACGATCGGTGAGGTTCGGATTCCATTGAAGGATCTCATGGACCAAACGTCCTGTAATGGTGTGGTGAGGTTCGTTCGGTATCAAGTGAAGAGCTCCGACGGGACGCCCAATGGTGTGTTGAACTTGTCTTTTAGGTTCAATTCTATGACTGAAAAGAAATCGCCAAGCCCTGGTAAAATTCAGTACCCCACTGTGGAGGAAATCCCCAATTTCGATTTACAAGTTCCCAACCTGACGTTTTCTCGGCATTCTTACTTTTCCGAACGACAAAGAATTGAGTGCTggtcttctccttcttcttctcctgCTACGGTGTCGTATCCCCATATTCATATTCCTCCAGAAGGCATCCCTGGTTCGGGGCACCACCACCATTATCATGGAGGAGCAATGTGGCCCAGTGGAAGAAATGAAATGGGAAATTGGAATGGGTACTGA